The Natrinema salifodinae genome includes a window with the following:
- a CDS encoding universal stress protein translates to MPPRILVPFDDSEPARQALDHAFELFPDGEFVVLTVVDTTSLPFIPNAASEGGGDEETQELLGEAAARIEVAESIADEHGIEIETQARLGTPAQEVLEYAENRPVDHIVIGSHGRSGVARILLGSVAEVVVRHSPVPVTVVR, encoded by the coding sequence ATGCCACCGCGGATCCTCGTTCCCTTCGACGACTCCGAGCCGGCCCGCCAGGCGCTCGACCACGCCTTCGAGCTGTTCCCCGACGGCGAGTTCGTCGTCCTCACCGTCGTCGACACCACGTCACTGCCCTTTATCCCCAATGCTGCGTCCGAGGGCGGCGGGGACGAGGAGACCCAAGAACTCCTCGGCGAGGCCGCGGCCCGCATCGAGGTCGCCGAGTCCATCGCGGACGAGCACGGGATCGAGATCGAGACCCAGGCGCGACTCGGAACCCCGGCCCAGGAGGTCCTCGAGTACGCCGAGAACCGGCCCGTCGACCACATCGTCATCGGGAGTCACGGTCGATCGGGCGTCGCCCGAATTCTGCTTGGCAGCGTCGCGGAGGTCGTCGTCAGGCACTCGCCAGTACCGGTGACCGTGGTCCGGTGA
- a CDS encoding sulfite exporter TauE/SafE family protein, with product MLELPFSLSLVLLLVSIAFFSGVGITTIGPGGIFVTIALYSLTPLASSQVAGTAHATFVVTGLVGSAAYLYSGEMNTGKSRAIAIVLSTSSVAGALVGAYVNTFVPRSVFGLLLGGIAMSVGGTILYRERRGFSPVYDVEPRTRSGRAVLAGLGFALGVCSGLLGIGGPVLAVPTLVLVGVPMLLAVAVAQVQSIFIAIFAASGYFLQGNVLVPLAVVIGTPLLLGVVVGWRVAHAVDPERLKAALGVVLLGVGPYLAL from the coding sequence ATGTTAGAACTACCGTTCAGCCTCTCGCTCGTCCTGTTGCTCGTCTCGATCGCGTTCTTCTCGGGGGTCGGCATTACCACCATCGGCCCCGGGGGCATCTTCGTGACGATCGCACTGTACTCGCTGACGCCGCTGGCCTCGAGCCAGGTCGCCGGCACCGCCCACGCGACGTTCGTCGTTACCGGACTCGTCGGCAGCGCCGCCTACCTTTACTCGGGGGAGATGAATACGGGCAAGAGTCGGGCGATCGCGATCGTGCTCAGCACCTCGAGCGTCGCCGGCGCGCTCGTCGGCGCGTACGTGAACACCTTCGTTCCCCGCTCCGTGTTCGGGCTCCTGCTCGGCGGCATCGCGATGTCCGTGGGCGGGACCATCCTCTACCGCGAACGGCGCGGGTTCAGCCCCGTCTACGACGTCGAACCCCGGACCCGATCCGGTCGGGCGGTCCTCGCCGGACTGGGCTTCGCGCTCGGCGTGTGCAGCGGCCTGTTGGGTATCGGCGGGCCGGTGCTCGCCGTGCCGACGCTGGTGCTCGTCGGCGTGCCCATGCTGTTGGCCGTCGCGGTCGCGCAGGTCCAGTCGATCTTCATCGCAATCTTCGCAGCGTCGGGCTACTTCCTCCAGGGGAACGTCCTCGTCCCGCTGGCGGTCGTCATCGGAACGCCGCTGCTGTTGGGCGTCGTCGTCGGCTGGCGCGTCGCCCACGCCGTCGATCCCGAGCGGCTGAAGGCGGCGCTGGGGGTCGTTCTGCTCGGCGTCGGCCCCTATCTCGCGCTTTAG
- a CDS encoding NRAMP family divalent metal transporter has product MSKQSASASTSPSTSTVVDVVPGGETIHKALYRYGLGVLFAANVFGAGSVYILADTGANFAFSLLWVLPLAFLVDIALHDMSARLAVADEPLADYIVDALPIGGTTVVVGISLMSALWAVSNYAVAGAALAWLVPGLDNVLVGIVLAAGIGIAIVQMKVYDRIEAAIAAMVFAVFSSYGLLLVGLDIPWQSVAAGLQPLLQSEIGYLTAVIALLGTTVYWPNFFIQSSIQPTKEWTDIWKYRRDNAAGIATTLIIGSFVMIVSAITLTEGKMTLTGPGEPLAAILGRYALIVFMLAAFLASISSATGTLFGAGFMIPQSLGQDTVFGDQAFRRTVVALIALSAITAVPILALTGFGPIEMAIIMPAINGAIGLPVTVFALIGAVNRYYDVKWYENIAFLAAGFILLAGSLLTIQSLYETIMNIL; this is encoded by the coding sequence ATGAGTAAACAGTCGGCGTCCGCGTCGACGTCTCCCTCTACCTCGACGGTCGTCGACGTCGTTCCCGGCGGCGAGACGATCCACAAGGCGCTGTACAGGTACGGGTTGGGCGTCCTGTTCGCTGCGAACGTCTTCGGCGCCGGGTCGGTATACATCCTCGCGGACACGGGGGCGAACTTCGCGTTCTCCCTGCTGTGGGTCCTCCCGCTCGCGTTCCTCGTCGATATCGCGCTCCACGACATGAGCGCGCGCCTGGCCGTCGCCGACGAACCGCTGGCCGATTACATCGTCGACGCGCTCCCGATCGGCGGGACGACGGTCGTCGTCGGAATCTCGCTGATGTCGGCGCTGTGGGCCGTCTCGAACTACGCCGTGGCCGGCGCGGCACTCGCCTGGCTCGTGCCCGGACTCGACAACGTCCTCGTCGGGATCGTGCTCGCGGCCGGGATCGGGATCGCCATCGTGCAGATGAAGGTCTACGACCGGATCGAGGCAGCGATCGCCGCGATGGTGTTCGCCGTCTTCAGCTCGTACGGCCTGTTGCTGGTCGGCCTCGACATCCCCTGGCAGTCCGTCGCCGCGGGTCTGCAGCCGCTCCTGCAGAGCGAGATCGGTTACCTCACCGCGGTGATCGCTCTGCTGGGGACGACGGTCTACTGGCCGAACTTCTTCATCCAGTCGAGCATCCAGCCGACAAAGGAGTGGACAGACATCTGGAAGTACCGCCGCGACAACGCCGCAGGCATCGCGACGACGCTCATCATCGGGAGCTTCGTGATGATCGTCTCGGCGATCACGCTCACGGAAGGCAAGATGACGCTGACGGGCCCCGGCGAGCCGCTTGCGGCGATCCTCGGCCGGTACGCGCTCATCGTGTTCATGCTCGCGGCGTTCCTCGCGTCGATCTCCTCCGCTACGGGGACGCTATTCGGCGCCGGGTTCATGATCCCGCAATCGCTCGGGCAGGACACCGTCTTCGGCGACCAGGCCTTCCGCCGGACGGTCGTCGCGCTGATCGCGCTCTCCGCGATCACCGCGGTGCCGATACTGGCCCTCACGGGCTTCGGTCCCATCGAAATGGCGATCATCATGCCGGCCATCAACGGTGCGATCGGGCTCCCGGTGACCGTCTTCGCGCTCATCGGGGCAGTCAACAGGTACTACGACGTCAAGTGGTACGAGAACATCGCGTTCCTGGCCGCGGGATTCATCTTGCTGGCCGGGAGCCTCCTGACGATCCAGTCGCTCTACGAGACGATCATGAACATTCTGTAA
- the psmA gene encoding archaeal proteasome endopeptidase complex subunit alpha, translating into MQGQSQQQAYDRGITIFSPDGRLYQVEYAREAVKRGTASVGVRTPDGVVLAANRQVSSPLMERSSVEKLHKADDHVGVASAGHVADARQLVDLARRRAQGEQLRYGQQIDVETLTRSITDHIQEYTQTGGARPFGVALLVGGVDDGEPRLFETDPSGTDYEWQAAAIGSNRDAIQGYLEAEYRADLDVDAGIELALRALSEPEDETVEAESVDVATITNDDQGYRSVPAEDLESIVAEIDAGGDDD; encoded by the coding sequence ATGCAAGGACAATCCCAACAGCAGGCCTACGATCGGGGGATCACGATCTTCTCCCCGGACGGACGCCTCTATCAGGTCGAGTACGCCCGCGAAGCAGTCAAGCGCGGGACCGCGAGCGTCGGTGTTCGCACGCCCGACGGTGTCGTCCTCGCCGCCAACCGGCAGGTGAGTTCGCCGCTCATGGAGCGCTCGAGCGTCGAGAAGCTCCACAAGGCCGATGACCACGTCGGCGTCGCGAGCGCCGGCCACGTCGCCGACGCCAGACAGCTGGTCGACCTCGCCCGCCGCCGCGCGCAGGGCGAACAGCTCCGTTACGGCCAGCAAATCGACGTCGAGACGCTGACGCGGTCGATCACCGATCACATTCAGGAGTACACCCAGACCGGCGGCGCGCGCCCGTTCGGCGTCGCCCTCCTCGTCGGCGGCGTCGACGACGGCGAGCCGCGACTGTTCGAGACCGACCCCTCGGGGACGGACTACGAGTGGCAGGCCGCCGCTATCGGCAGCAACCGCGACGCGATTCAGGGGTACCTCGAAGCGGAGTACCGCGCCGATCTCGACGTCGACGCGGGCATCGAGCTCGCCCTGCGCGCGTTGAGCGAGCCCGAAGACGAGACCGTCGAGGCCGAGTCGGTCGACGTCGCGACGATCACGAACGACGACCAGGGGTACCGCTCGGTCCCGGCCGAGGACCTCGAATCGATCGTCGCCGAAATCGACGCGGGAGGCGACGATGACTAA
- the psmB gene encoding archaeal proteasome endopeptidase complex subunit beta, with protein MTNWTTGSGNASGPRDAGEPSPYAPELGRVPGDGSADDHGDTVNKTGTTTVGIATDEGVVIATDMRASLGGRFVSNKDVQKVEQIHPTGALTLVGSVGGAQSFIRTLRSEVNLYEARRGEPMSIESLATLAGNFARGGPFRAINPILGGVDDEGSHVYSIDPAGGVMEDDYTVTGSGMQLAYGLLEQEYEGDLSLSDARTAAARAVKSAVERDTGSGNGVFLAEVTDEGVDIRGHNEFDALV; from the coding sequence ATGACTAACTGGACGACCGGGAGCGGGAACGCGTCGGGTCCCCGGGACGCCGGCGAGCCGTCGCCGTACGCACCGGAGCTCGGTCGGGTACCAGGCGACGGCTCCGCCGACGATCACGGCGACACCGTCAACAAGACGGGGACGACGACCGTCGGTATCGCGACCGACGAGGGCGTCGTCATCGCGACGGACATGCGCGCCAGCCTCGGCGGCCGGTTCGTCTCGAACAAGGACGTCCAGAAGGTCGAGCAGATCCACCCGACCGGCGCGTTGACTCTCGTCGGCTCCGTGGGCGGCGCGCAGTCGTTCATCCGGACGCTGCGGTCCGAGGTCAACCTCTACGAGGCTCGCCGCGGCGAGCCGATGTCCATCGAGTCCCTGGCGACGCTGGCCGGGAACTTCGCCCGCGGGGGTCCGTTCCGGGCGATCAACCCCATCCTCGGCGGCGTCGACGACGAGGGCAGCCACGTCTACAGCATCGACCCCGCCGGCGGCGTCATGGAAGACGACTACACCGTCACCGGCAGCGGGATGCAACTGGCCTACGGCCTCCTCGAGCAGGAGTACGAGGGCGACCTCTCGCTGTCCGACGCGCGGACCGCGGCCGCTCGCGCGGTGAAAAGCGCCGTCGAACGCGACACCGGCTCCGGCAACGGCGTCTTCCTCGCCGAAGTCACGGACGAGGGCGTCGACATTCGGGGTCATAACGAATTCGACGCGCTCGTCTGA
- the gyrB gene encoding DNA topoisomerase (ATP-hydrolyzing) subunit B, translating to MSQESEYGAGQIQVLEGLEAVRKRPAMYIGSTDSRGLHHLVYEVVDNSIDEALADYCDDITVSIHEDGSVSVADDGRGIPVDTHEEYDRPALEVILTVLHAGGKFDNKSYQVSGGLHGVGVSVVNALSERLEAEVKRNGGVFRHAFEAGEPVGDMERVRDMEPDEETGTQIRFWPDVDIFETGEFAFSTLANRLRELAFLNSEVRITLRDERTDAGEADSDGPVEETYEYEGGIREFVTYLNETRSAMHDDVIYFEDEEQNIQVEVAMQATEELQGSIHAFANNINTREGGTHLTGFKTALTRTVNDYANETDLLGDLDNNLKGEDIREGLTAVISVKHPDPQFEGQTKTKLGNSEVRGIVESAMHEGLGTYFEEHPDTAEAIVNKAVEAAKARMAAQKAEELTRRKSALESTSLPGKLADCQARDPDEAELFIAEGDSAGGSAKQARNPKFQAVLPIKGKILNVEKHRLDRILENDEIRNMITAIGAGIGDEFDVDDIRYKKIIMATDADVDGAHIRTLLLTFFYRHMRPLLEGGYVYATQPPLYRIRYRGETYDAMTDAERDEIVEQKCDGNPSQVQRFKGLGEMNPEQLWDTTMDPDNRILKQITIEDAAAADKMFSVLMGDAVEPRKQFIKDHAPEAEWIDI from the coding sequence ATGTCCCAGGAAAGCGAGTACGGCGCCGGACAAATTCAGGTCCTTGAGGGCCTGGAGGCCGTGCGGAAACGGCCGGCGATGTACATCGGATCTACGGATTCTCGAGGACTCCACCACCTGGTCTACGAAGTGGTGGACAACTCGATCGACGAGGCACTGGCCGACTACTGTGACGACATCACCGTTTCCATCCACGAGGATGGCTCGGTGAGCGTCGCGGACGACGGCCGGGGGATTCCCGTCGACACACACGAAGAGTACGACCGCCCTGCACTCGAGGTCATTCTCACGGTCCTCCACGCCGGCGGCAAGTTCGACAACAAGTCCTACCAGGTCTCCGGTGGGCTCCACGGCGTCGGCGTCTCGGTCGTCAACGCCCTCTCCGAGCGCCTCGAGGCCGAGGTGAAACGCAACGGCGGCGTCTTCCGCCACGCCTTCGAGGCGGGCGAACCGGTCGGCGATATGGAGCGGGTTCGCGACATGGAGCCGGACGAGGAGACCGGCACCCAGATCCGCTTCTGGCCCGACGTCGACATCTTCGAGACGGGCGAGTTCGCGTTCTCGACGCTGGCCAATCGGCTCCGCGAACTGGCCTTCCTCAACTCGGAAGTCCGGATCACGCTGCGCGACGAGCGCACGGACGCCGGCGAGGCCGATTCGGACGGTCCCGTCGAGGAGACCTACGAGTACGAGGGCGGCATCCGCGAGTTCGTCACGTACCTGAACGAGACGCGCTCGGCGATGCACGACGACGTCATCTACTTCGAGGACGAGGAGCAGAACATTCAGGTCGAGGTGGCGATGCAGGCCACCGAGGAGCTCCAGGGATCGATCCACGCCTTCGCGAACAACATCAACACCCGCGAGGGCGGAACCCACCTCACCGGGTTCAAGACCGCCCTGACCCGGACGGTCAACGACTACGCCAACGAGACCGACCTGCTGGGCGACCTCGACAATAACCTCAAGGGCGAAGACATCCGCGAGGGGCTCACCGCGGTCATCTCGGTCAAACACCCCGACCCGCAGTTCGAGGGCCAGACGAAGACGAAACTCGGCAACTCCGAGGTGCGGGGCATCGTCGAGAGCGCCATGCACGAGGGGCTTGGCACCTACTTCGAGGAACATCCCGACACCGCCGAGGCGATCGTCAACAAGGCCGTCGAGGCCGCGAAGGCCCGCATGGCCGCCCAGAAAGCCGAGGAACTCACGCGGCGCAAGTCCGCCCTCGAGTCGACCTCTCTCCCGGGCAAACTCGCGGACTGTCAGGCCCGCGACCCCGACGAGGCCGAACTGTTCATCGCGGAGGGCGACTCCGCCGGCGGCAGCGCGAAGCAGGCCCGCAATCCCAAGTTCCAGGCCGTCCTTCCCATCAAGGGGAAGATCCTCAACGTCGAGAAACACCGGCTCGACCGTATCTTAGAGAACGACGAGATCCGGAACATGATCACCGCGATCGGCGCGGGGATCGGCGACGAGTTCGACGTCGACGACATCCGCTACAAGAAGATCATCATGGCGACGGACGCCGACGTCGACGGCGCCCACATCCGGACGCTGCTGTTGACGTTCTTCTACCGGCACATGCGGCCGCTGCTCGAGGGCGGCTACGTCTACGCGACCCAGCCGCCGCTGTACCGCATCCGCTATCGCGGCGAGACCTACGACGCGATGACCGATGCGGAACGCGACGAGATCGTCGAACAGAAGTGCGACGGCAACCCCTCGCAGGTCCAGCGGTTCAAGGGGCTCGGCGAGATGAACCCAGAGCAGCTCTGGGATACGACGATGGACCCCGACAACCGCATTCTCAAACAGATCACCATCGAGGACGCGGCGGCGGCGGACAAGATGTTCTCCGTCCTGATGGGCGACGCCGTCGAGCCGCGCAAGCAGTTCATCAAGGATCACGCTCCGGAGGCGGAGTGGATCGACATCTAG
- the gyrA gene encoding DNA gyrase subunit A: MSSDVPDPTDVEARAVENVRIENEMEQSYIDYAMSVIAGRALPRVEDGLKPVHRRILYAMHEMGVSSGSSHRKSSSIVGETMGDYHPHGDSAIYDTLVRMAQDFSMRYPLVDGQGNFGSMDGDPAAAQRYTEARMSPIAEELLEDIDKDTVDFSANYDDRLQEPDVLPAAFPNLLVNGSSGIAVGMSTNIPPHNLGEVIDATIELIDDPDATVDDLMEHVKGPDFPTGANIVGRDAIYSAYKTGRGRIRVRAEFEVQEWKSNRERIIVTELPFQANKARLVERIAEDVNEGEIEGISDLRDESDRDGVRIVIELKRGANAEVVKNKLLENHLERTFGVINLALVDGQPQVLSLKETLEEYIAHRREVVRRRSEYDLEEAEDRAHILEGRLKAVENAEDVVELIRDSEDRSAAKDALRETYGFSTDQADHIVRMQLGSLTSMEAAEIEDEYEDVQAEIERLTAILESESELLSVIKDELREVKDEYGDERRTSIVEDEGTVTHEDLIPEEEVFVVMTEDDYVKRMPIDEFDPQGRGGKGIIGADVKEDDRVATVFRANTHDYLLCFTNQGEVYQLKTYEIPEMGRTARGKSAVNILDLDPGEDITAIVDTDAFGDDEYVTMVTRHGYVKRTAGEEFDNILSTGIIAADLEEGDELVDVEVTDGSKDLVIATEHGMTIRFDEDEVRPMGRNARGVNGIKLEGDDAVAGLVATGEGDEQALLTVTRNGYGKRTPLAEYRTQSRYGKGLIDIKTGDRNGPVTAVKAVSEDDQLVLMSEDGQIVRSRVDEVSTVGRNTMGVIVMDVEDGDAVASVDVIPAAAAADADDEAVDETN, translated from the coding sequence ATGAGTTCAGACGTACCCGATCCAACTGACGTAGAGGCACGGGCGGTCGAAAACGTCCGCATCGAAAACGAGATGGAGCAGTCGTATATCGACTACGCGATGAGCGTCATCGCGGGTCGTGCGCTCCCCAGAGTCGAGGACGGGCTAAAGCCCGTTCACCGGCGCATCCTGTACGCGATGCACGAGATGGGGGTTTCCTCGGGCTCCTCTCACCGCAAGTCGTCCTCGATCGTCGGGGAGACGATGGGTGACTACCACCCCCACGGCGACAGCGCGATCTACGACACTCTGGTCCGGATGGCCCAGGACTTCTCGATGCGCTATCCCCTCGTCGACGGCCAGGGGAACTTCGGCTCGATGGACGGCGATCCGGCCGCCGCACAGCGGTACACCGAGGCCCGGATGTCGCCCATCGCCGAGGAACTGCTCGAGGACATCGACAAGGACACGGTCGACTTCTCCGCGAACTACGACGACCGCCTGCAAGAGCCCGACGTACTCCCCGCGGCGTTCCCAAACCTCCTCGTGAACGGCTCCTCGGGGATCGCCGTCGGAATGTCGACGAACATTCCGCCGCACAACTTAGGCGAGGTCATCGACGCAACCATCGAACTGATCGACGACCCTGATGCCACCGTCGACGACCTGATGGAGCACGTCAAGGGGCCCGACTTCCCGACCGGCGCGAACATCGTCGGCCGCGACGCCATCTACTCCGCCTACAAGACCGGCCGCGGCCGCATCCGCGTCCGTGCCGAGTTCGAGGTTCAGGAGTGGAAATCCAACCGCGAGCGGATCATCGTCACCGAACTCCCCTTCCAGGCCAACAAGGCCCGCCTGGTCGAGCGCATCGCCGAGGACGTCAACGAGGGCGAGATCGAGGGGATCTCGGACCTGCGCGACGAGTCCGACCGGGACGGCGTCCGCATCGTCATCGAACTCAAGCGCGGCGCCAACGCCGAGGTCGTCAAGAACAAGCTGCTCGAGAACCACCTCGAGCGGACGTTCGGCGTCATCAACCTCGCGCTGGTCGACGGCCAGCCCCAGGTGCTCTCGCTCAAGGAGACCTTAGAGGAGTACATCGCCCACCGTCGCGAAGTTGTCCGACGGCGCAGCGAGTACGACCTCGAAGAGGCCGAGGACCGCGCGCACATCCTTGAGGGCCGGTTGAAGGCCGTCGAGAACGCCGAGGACGTCGTGGAACTGATCCGCGACAGCGAGGACCGGTCGGCGGCCAAGGACGCCTTGCGGGAGACCTACGGCTTCTCGACGGACCAGGCCGACCACATCGTCCGGATGCAACTGGGTAGCCTCACCTCGATGGAGGCCGCCGAGATCGAGGACGAGTACGAGGACGTTCAGGCCGAGATCGAGCGGCTGACCGCGATCTTAGAGAGCGAGTCGGAACTGCTCTCGGTCATCAAGGACGAACTCCGCGAGGTCAAAGACGAGTACGGCGACGAGCGCCGGACCTCGATCGTCGAGGACGAGGGCACGGTCACTCACGAGGACCTCATCCCCGAGGAGGAGGTCTTCGTGGTCATGACCGAGGACGACTACGTCAAGCGGATGCCCATCGACGAGTTCGACCCCCAGGGTCGCGGCGGGAAAGGGATCATCGGCGCGGACGTCAAGGAGGACGACCGCGTCGCGACGGTCTTCCGAGCCAACACCCACGACTACCTGCTGTGCTTTACGAATCAGGGCGAAGTCTACCAGCTCAAGACCTACGAGATCCCCGAGATGGGCCGGACCGCCCGCGGAAAGTCCGCGGTCAACATCCTCGATCTCGATCCGGGTGAGGACATCACGGCCATCGTCGACACCGACGCCTTCGGCGACGACGAGTACGTGACGATGGTCACCCGGCACGGCTACGTCAAGCGCACCGCCGGCGAGGAGTTCGACAACATCCTCTCGACGGGGATCATCGCCGCCGACTTAGAAGAGGGCGACGAACTCGTCGACGTCGAGGTCACCGACGGCTCGAAGGACCTGGTCATCGCGACCGAACACGGCATGACGATCCGCTTCGACGAGGACGAAGTCCGCCCGATGGGCCGCAACGCCCGCGGCGTCAACGGGATCAAACTCGAGGGCGACGACGCCGTGGCCGGCCTGGTCGCGACCGGCGAGGGCGACGAACAGGCGCTGTTGACGGTCACCCGGAACGGGTACGGCAAGCGGACGCCGCTCGCGGAGTATCGCACGCAGTCCCGATACGGCAAGGGGCTAATCGACATCAAGACGGGCGACCGCAACGGGCCCGTGACGGCCGTCAAGGCGGTTTCGGAAGACGATCAGCTCGTTCTGATGAGCGAGGACGGCCAGATCGTGCGGAGCCGCGTCGACGAAGTCTCGACGGTCGGGCGCAACACGATGGGCGTAATCGTGATGGACGTCGAAGACGGCGACGCAGTCGCGAGCGTCGACGTGATTCCGGCCGCGGCAGCCGCCGACGCTGACGACGAAGCGGTCGACGAGACGAACTGA
- a CDS encoding Rrf2 family transcriptional regulator, with protein sequence MSSIELTPSQKKILRALTNLHKESEDAIKGEDIAEQVDRNPGTIRNQMQSLKALQLVEGVPGPKGGYKPTAAAYEALEIQQMDDPASVPMQHEGEPVTDTIIEEIDLSSVHHPELCRAEIHIQGSLSDIHEDDDVTVGPTPLSKLVIDGTVDGKDDTNNILILRIDDMVAPAEEPNH encoded by the coding sequence ATGTCATCGATCGAACTCACCCCGAGCCAGAAGAAAATCCTCCGCGCGCTGACGAACCTCCACAAGGAGTCCGAGGACGCGATCAAGGGGGAGGACATCGCCGAACAGGTCGACCGCAACCCCGGGACCATCCGCAACCAGATGCAGAGTCTCAAAGCGCTCCAGCTGGTAGAAGGCGTACCCGGTCCGAAAGGCGGCTACAAACCGACGGCCGCGGCGTACGAGGCCCTCGAGATCCAGCAGATGGACGATCCCGCCTCTGTCCCGATGCAACACGAGGGCGAACCCGTTACCGACACGATTATCGAAGAAATCGACCTCTCGAGCGTCCACCATCCGGAACTCTGTCGCGCCGAGATCCACATTCAGGGCTCGCTCAGCGACATCCATGAGGACGACGACGTCACCGTCGGCCCGACGCCGCTGTCGAAGCTCGTCATCGACGGAACCGTCGACGGCAAGGACGACACGAACAACATCCTCATCCTGCGGATCGACGACATGGTCGCGCCCGCGGAAGAGCCGAACCACTAA
- a CDS encoding ZIP family metal transporter yields MSGRTPVDPPRWVQALAPVALLGVVVALLSLSTPFGDLAAAADASTPELLWLLTGIGTLAGIVPVAIGMCWFPVIRGLDDRYIHAFLALSAGVLAFIGLEMVAEIAANAGAAGRPSVATLVAGAGLLATFGAMYALSEWRRQATVDVERTGLAVAYLVAVALGLHSMGEGLAIGTAVVDGNGRLVSLLVVGFVMHNVMEGPIVVSAVARDGAAPPLRHFAAMGLLAGGPVILGGWLGSFAGSALIAVACYAVAVGAIGQVLVELGQFIRFDAEAIVTRTNVATFAVGFALMLLLEDVLGGVVVDLLVPG; encoded by the coding sequence ATGAGCGGTCGGACCCCGGTCGATCCCCCTCGCTGGGTACAGGCGCTGGCGCCTGTCGCCCTGCTCGGAGTGGTCGTCGCCCTCCTGTCCCTATCGACGCCGTTCGGCGACCTCGCCGCAGCCGCAGATGCGAGTACACCCGAACTCCTGTGGCTGCTCACCGGGATCGGCACGCTCGCGGGCATCGTCCCGGTCGCGATCGGGATGTGCTGGTTCCCCGTCATCAGAGGGCTCGACGACCGGTACATCCACGCCTTCCTCGCGCTCTCGGCCGGCGTCCTCGCCTTCATCGGCCTCGAGATGGTCGCGGAGATCGCCGCCAACGCCGGCGCTGCGGGCCGCCCGTCGGTCGCGACGCTCGTGGCCGGCGCCGGCCTGCTCGCCACCTTCGGCGCCATGTACGCGCTCAGCGAATGGCGCCGGCAGGCGACAGTCGACGTCGAGCGGACCGGCCTGGCGGTCGCGTATCTCGTGGCCGTCGCGCTCGGTCTCCACAGCATGGGCGAGGGCCTGGCCATCGGCACCGCGGTCGTCGATGGCAACGGTCGCCTGGTCTCTCTGCTGGTCGTCGGATTCGTGATGCACAACGTGATGGAGGGGCCGATCGTGGTGTCGGCGGTCGCCCGCGACGGTGCCGCGCCGCCGCTTCGTCACTTCGCCGCGATGGGGCTGCTGGCCGGTGGCCCTGTCATCCTCGGCGGCTGGCTCGGGAGCTTTGCCGGCTCCGCGCTGATCGCCGTCGCCTGTTACGCGGTCGCCGTCGGCGCGATCGGCCAGGTCCTCGTCGAACTCGGGCAGTTCATTCGGTTCGATGCCGAGGCGATCGTCACCCGGACCAACGTGGCGACGTTCGCCGTCGGCTTCGCACTGATGCTCCTCCTCGAGGACGTCCTCGGGGGAGTGGTGGTCGACCTGCTCGTTCCGGGGTGA
- a CDS encoding metal-dependent transcriptional regulator yields MMMSDVMEDYLKVIYQLQRESDERIKTSEIAEELDVTSPTVTSMLDKLEDRDLVDREKYRGVTLTEEGETVALEIVRHHRLLEAYLTEHLDYDWSEVHAEADRLEHHISEDFEARVANALGEPDVDPHGSPIPSADLEPPERPAGRAISEFEEGAVVTVAEVADRDPAVLSYLAEHGVEPGVELEILEIAPFGMVTARSDQADEPVSLPESVAHHVRVSALAEAEP; encoded by the coding sequence ATGATGATGAGCGACGTGATGGAAGACTATCTGAAGGTCATCTACCAGCTCCAACGCGAGAGCGACGAGCGGATCAAGACCTCGGAGATCGCGGAGGAGTTGGACGTCACGTCGCCGACGGTCACCAGCATGCTCGACAAACTCGAGGATCGAGACCTCGTCGACCGCGAGAAGTACCGCGGCGTCACCCTCACCGAGGAGGGCGAGACCGTCGCCCTCGAGATCGTCCGCCACCACCGGCTGCTCGAGGCGTACCTCACCGAACACTTAGACTACGACTGGTCGGAGGTTCACGCCGAGGCCGACCGGCTCGAACACCACATCAGCGAGGACTTCGAGGCCCGCGTCGCCAACGCCCTCGGCGAACCGGATGTCGACCCGCACGGCTCGCCGATCCCCAGCGCCGACCTCGAACCCCCGGAGCGTCCCGCCGGTCGGGCCATCTCGGAGTTCGAGGAAGGGGCCGTCGTCACCGTCGCGGAGGTCGCCGACCGCGACCCGGCGGTGCTCTCGTATCTCGCCGAGCACGGCGTCGAGCCGGGCGTCGAGCTCGAAATCCTCGAGATCGCGCCGTTCGGCATGGTGACCGCGCGCTCGGACCAGGCCGACGAGCCCGTGTCGCTGCCCGAGTCCGTCGCCCACCACGTCCGCGTGTCGGCGCTCGCGGAAGCCGAACCGTAG